One genomic window of Caenorhabditis elegans chromosome I includes the following:
- the rps-17 gene encoding Small ribosomal subunit protein eS17 (Confirmed by transcript evidence) — protein MSRVRTKTVKKASRVLIEKYYTRMTNDFHNNKRVCDEVAIIGSKPLRNKIAGYITHLMRRIERGPVRGISIKLQEEERERRDNYMPEISTVDPSQLTSIKVDTDTSDMLKAAGFNLPNVTVEDQGKNKGK, from the exons ATGAGTCGTGTTCGTACCAAGACCGTCAAGAAGGCTTCCCGTGTCCTCATCGAGAAGTACTACACTCGCATGACCAATGACTTCCATAACAACAAGCGCGTCTGTGACGAGGTTGCCATCATCGGAAGCAAGCCACTCAGAAACAAGATCGCTGG ATACATCACTCACTTGATGAGACGTATCGAGAGAGGACCAGTCAGAGGTATCTCCATCAAGCTTCAAGAAGAGGAGCGTGAGCGCAGAGACAACTACATGCCAGAGATCTCCACTGTTGATCCATCTCAACTCACCTCCATCAAGGTTGACACTGATACCAGCGACATGCTCAAGGCCgct GGATTCAACCTTCCAAACGTCACCGTTGAGGATCAAGGAAAGAACAAGGGAAAGTAA
- the rbm-5 gene encoding RNA-binding protein 5 (Partially confirmed by transcript evidence), which translates to MLPFVFNADDDGKRVQNEEGNYDPTDHQRQMEDYYKQYEEQRVANSFHNTTGRPDLVAMQARLAETEQAIHRLNEEKKQPIFNQPPPVIQTRPVFPDFRQPPPGFPIMTTPATQPEISIPRSGENKSSRSPSWAREARRSRSRSRDRRGGRSRSRSPSRRRTSRDRRDDRSSRRRRGPIINQLS; encoded by the exons ATGCTACCTTTTGTGTTCAACGCTGATGATGACGGGAAAAGGGTTCAAAATGAGGag ggTAACTATGATCCTACCGACCATCAGCGCCAAATGGAAGACTATTACAAACAATACGAAGAACAGAGG GTTGCCAATTCGTTTCACAACACCACTGGAAGACCTGATTTGGTTGCAATGCAAGCACGTCTAGCAGAAACCGAACAAGCGATCCACCGGctgaatgaagaaaaaaa ACAACCAATCTTCAACCAGCCGCCTCCCGTCATTCAAACTCGGCCAGTTTTTCCGGATTTCAGACAACCCCCACCAGGATTTCCTATAATGACGACACCGGCAACGCAACCAGAAATTTCTATACCTCGTTCTGGAGAAAATAAAAGCTCTCGGTCACCTTCGTGGGCGCGTGAAGCAAGACGTTCTCGTTCCAGGAGCCGCGATAGACGCGGAGGTAGAAGCAGAAGCAGATCACCATCTAGACGTCGAACTAGTCGTGATCGCCGAGATGACCGCAGCAGCCGTCGTAGAAGAGGTCCTATTATCAACCAACTGAGCTGA
- the col-56 gene encoding Col_cuticle_N domain-containing protein (Partially confirmed by transcript evidence), with translation MKSMPWIHFLFTIIVILFILSIGIFFYFYSEIRDIQRIADDAIKDFEIYEKMSWNDLQVVLISLKSREKRKIRKKSRRQSEKDYLVAFPSSPSIKPPECPSGPPGRPGKPGLDGEPGFDGLPGRDYNYMELMTEHCILCPAGPPGDPGMEGSDGIPGPPGLIGPPGPNGESGVIGSVGAAGREGTPGKRGIGGEEGEPGLIVMKMMNTRGPKGSVGPRGLTGQPGMPGRTVNAPPGSPGIRGRPGMPGASGRSGIIGKRGIHGEPGLDASYCPCPRRSYQMQKMVDPAQEKKFSYDYYEFEVAKSRRNRKSIWNRRRIKYI, from the exons aTGAAATCAATGCCTtggattcattttttattcactataattgttattttatttattttatcaattggCATTTTCTTCTACTTTTATTCGGAAATTCGAGATATCCAGAGAATTGCTGATGATGCCATTAAAGATTTTGAG atttacgaaaaaatgtCCTGGAATGATCTACAAGTCGTACTGATTTCATTGAAATCCAGAGAAAAacg aaaaattCGCAAGAAATCTCGTCGTCAAAGCGAAAAAGATTATCTTGTTGCATTCCCATCATCACCTTCAATAAAACCACCAGAATGCCCATCAGGCCCTCCAGGTCGACCTGGAAAACCTGGATTAGATGGTGAACCGGGATTCGACGGGCTTCCGGGAAGAGACTATAATTATATGGAATTAATGACGGAGCACTGTATTTTGTGTCctgctggaccaccaggagatCCAGGTATGGAAGGATCTGATGGTATTCCAGGACCGCCGGGCCTCATTGGCCCCCCAGGCCCGAATGGAGAATCTGGAGTAATTGGATCAGTTGGGGCTGCAGGAAGAGAAGGAACTCCTGGGAAACGAGGAATAGGTGGTGAAGAAGGAGAACCTGGTCTTATTGTaatgaaaatgatgaataCAAGAGGCCCAAAAGGTTCTGTAGGACCGCGAGGTCTTACTGGGCAACCTGGAATGCCTGGAAGAACAGTCAATG CACCACCTGGATCGCCAGGTATCAGAGGACGTCCTGGTATGCCTGGTGCAAGTGGAAGGTCAGGAATCATTGGAAAG AGAGGAATCCACGGAGAGCCTGGACTCGACGCATCATATTGTCCCTGCCCACGCCGATCGTATCAAATGCAGAAAATGGTGGATCCAGCTCAAGAAAAGAAGTTTTCTTACGATTATTATGAATTTGAAGTCGCGAAATCGAGGAGAAATAGAAAATCGATTTGGAACAGAAGGAGAATCAaatatatttag
- the T08B2.4 gene encoding PINc domain-containing protein (Confirmed by transcript evidence), whose product MLIHYLQQVELTLVLTNDPFEADHYLAQRVDLSVYEYIQSCMEHSKKVFTDRRMRSESSPTTHLQPHRIMVLSRNRYESIGLRGKFFKNQKKCYSKNCNHKKISEAFLAKSVTNLAYQY is encoded by the exons ATGCTTATTCACTATCTTCAACAAGTCGAACTGACTCTCGTGTTGACAAATGATCCGTTTGAGGCGGATCATTATTTGGCACAAAGAGTGGATCTGTCAG TATACGAATACATTCAATCGTGTATGGAACACTCGAAGAAAGTATTCACGGATCGCCGCATGCGTTCAGAGTCATCTCCCACCACCCATCTCCAACCACACCGGATCATGGTGCTTTCGAGGAATCGCTACGAGTCAATTGGATTACgtggtaaattttttaaaaatcaaaaaaaatgctattcgaaaaattgtaaccataaaaaaatttccgaggCTTTTCTTGCAAAATCTGTCACAAATCTAGCATACCAATATTGA
- the C48E7.7 gene encoding MS Related Protein (Confirmed by transcript evidence), whose amino-acid sequence MQSINILFAMLLILAPIVNGDDTAVAVTATKVTEDATVALIETTAKAVAETEPATEPVQTTEAVEETTEAVVVEATQETKDAETNAPVDTPAANNIEATTEGASRPSLSSTVAPNVTSVDDLLGETSTNATKAAYNTGTFFVVPMVVLALIQ is encoded by the exons ATGCAATCAATCAACATCTTGTTCGCCATGCTCCTCATCTTGGCTCCAATTGTCAATGGAGACGATACTGCCGTTGCTGT GACTGCAACTAAAGTCACTGAAGATGCAACTGTGGCTCTCATCGAAACAACAGCCAAAGCCGTTGCAGAAACAGAACCAGCTACAGAACCAGTTCAAACCACCGAAGCTGTTGAAGAAACTACAGAAGCTGTTGTTGTAGAAGCCACTCAAGAGACTAAAGATGCTGAAACCAATGCTCCAGTTGATACTCCAGCTGCCAATAACATCGAAGCTACAACTGAAGGGGCTTCTCGTCCATCGCTTTCATCGACTGTTGCACCAAATGTAACTTCTGTTGATGACTTGCTCGGAGAAACTTCAACCAATGCCACAAAAGCTGCTTACAACACTGGAACCTTCTTTGTTGTCCCAATGGTCGTTCTCGCTTTGATTCAATGA
- the rbm-5 gene encoding RNA-binding protein 5 (Confirmed by transcript evidence): protein MLPFVFNADDDGKRVQNEEGNYDPTDHQRQMEDYYKQYEEQRVANSFHNTTGRPDLVAMQARLAETEQAIHRLNEEKKQPPPGFPIMTTPATQPEISIPRSGENKSSRSPSWAREARRSRSRSRDRRGGRSRSRSPSRRRTSRDRRDDRSSRRRRDRSHSRSRSPPSSANGSSHWSSSNRHSRRRRSRSYSRERDRNSRRDDRRSNLSNNDRYSDWNPGVPSNKLAILNMPNDVDNTKITLSLGKCGYLPQDVRTMTKFDKNTKQIRTFAFVEFSNRETAEQWMTDYEGWLTLDDGRTLAVEYAKGDPAAGSGNKGDDWICAHCSMNNFVKRQTCFKCEISKDQSMELEKLGAHMVGMTPCDTLLIRGLPDGINNSLIFDSLGALVCLSSISMIKLSESKRFAYLQMKSADEAKMLLNLTYKSPIRIKDKDVQVSWCRDSMSKLIQQQMTMLTAGPGKNSVATGSLAQGNMTGAEIAAAALSKANAVRQASQQVGQIMTGLPAPAANMIPPNFSVPPPNLSVPPPMQATQPEHQNGVIGMTQTPKGLLPRYLPPNPLTFAHDPNLGYYVDPITKFCYDSATGYYFNNATSQWCNWDLTHHTYFPVETPAVINSADPEEEKMKKNEEGPKTAQDLVKDMAKWAKRQEKDKKKVQISIKGKETKGIELKNVFSNEKQKRIAQTAALFDDDEEEDQEEEVRGRRSEEPSTSSSFSSVPLAPRKSTLQDVRDAMERALYDETKKTCMLCKRAFSDVEVLRKHVEKSDLHRNNLEAKRAEWGRETAAKLQEEEEDASAPDLPKIVYRDRAKERRRQFGIDSTGYAFDVMGGPPGPTSVRHEETIRKVSEEASKRPLDESNIGNRLLKSMGWKEGQGVGKHAQGIVNPIEAERFVQGAGLGAAGSKMRHGAEASHKEKTRQALYSRYHDA from the exons ATGCTACCTTTTGTGTTCAACGCTGATGATGACGGGAAAAGGGTTCAAAATGAGGag ggTAACTATGATCCTACCGACCATCAGCGCCAAATGGAAGACTATTACAAACAATACGAAGAACAGAGG GTTGCCAATTCGTTTCACAACACCACTGGAAGACCTGATTTGGTTGCAATGCAAGCACGTCTAGCAGAAACCGAACAAGCGATCCACCGGctgaatgaagaaaaaaa ACAACCCCCACCAGGATTTCCTATAATGACGACACCGGCAACGCAACCAGAAATTTCTATACCTCGTTCTGGAGAAAATAAAAGCTCTCGGTCACCTTCGTGGGCGCGTGAAGCAAGACGTTCTCGTTCCAGGAGCCGCGATAGACGCGGAGGTAGAAGCAGAAGCAGATCACCATCTAGACGTCGAACTAGTCGTGATCGCCGAGATGACCGCAGCAGCCGTCGTAGAAGAG ATCGAAGTCACTCGCGAAGCCGTTCACCACCTTCGTCTGCAAATGGTTCCTCTCATTGGTCGTCGTCAAACCGCCACTCCAGACGACGACGCTCCAGAAGCTACAGCAGAGAAAGG gatagAAACTCGCGTCGCGATGATCGCCGCAGCAATCTTTCAAATAATGATCGATATTCGGATTGGAATCCTGGAGTTCCATCAAATAAACTCGCAATTTTGAATATGCCAAATGATGTGGACAACACGAAG ataacaCTTTCATTGGGAAAATGTGGATACCTTCCTCAAGACGTGCGCACCATgacaaaattcgataaaaatacaaaacaaattCGTACTTTTGCTTTTGTTGAGTTCTCTAATCGAGAAACTGCAGAACAGTGGATGACGGATTACGAG GGATGGTTGACTCTGGATGACGGAAGAACTCTGGCTGTAGAATATGCGAAGGGAGATCCTGCTGCTGGATCCGGAAACAAAGGGGATGATTGGATTTGTGCTCAT TGCTCTATGAACAATTTTGTAAAGCGTCAAACCTGCTTCaagtgtgaaatttcaaaggaTCAGTCAATGGAGCTTGAGAAACTCGGAGCACATATGGTCGGAATGACACCTTGCGACA ctcttCTAATTCGTGGTCTTCCTGATGGTATCAATAATAGTCTTATTTTTGATAGTCTCGGTGCTCTGGTTTGTCTCAGTTCGATTAGCATGATCAAATTGTCGGAATCCAAAAGGTTTGCGTACTTGCAAATGAAAAGTGCGGATGAAGCAAAAATGTTACTCAATTTGACATATAAATCGCCCATTCGAATTAAGGATAAAGATG ttcaagtTTCCTGGTGTCGTGATTCAATGTCAAAACTCATTCAACAACAAATGACCATGCTAACCGCGGGACCTGGAAAGAATTCTGTGGCTACCGGAAGTCTGGCTCAAGGAAACA tgacTGGAGCTGAAATTGCTGCAGCTGCCCTTTCTAAAGCAAATGCTGTGCGCCAAGCTAGTCAACAAGTTGGTCAAATT ATGACTGGATTGCCTGCACCTGCTGCTAATATGATTCCTCCAAACTTCAGTGTTCCACCACCAAATTTGTCTGTTCCACCTCCAATGCAAGCCACTCAACCGGAACATCAAAATGGAGTCATTGGAATGACCCAGACTCCGAAAGGACTTTTGCCAAGATACT TACCACCCAATCCGCTTACATTCGCTCATGATCCGAATCTTGGGTATTACGTAGATCCAATCACAAAATTCTGTTACGATTCAGCAACTGGTTATTATTTCAATAATGCAACTTCACAATGGTGTAATTGGGATCTTACTCATCATACTTATTTCCCAGTTGAAACCCCAGCTGTAATCAATTCAGCTGACCCCGAAGAGgaaaagatgaagaaaaacgaagaaggGCCAAAAACAGCTCAGGATTTAGTGAAAGATATGGCAAAATGGGCTAAGAGAcaagaaaaagacaaaaagaaagttcaaatttctataaaagGAAAAGAGACGAAaggaattgaattgaaaaatgtattttctaaTG agaaacagAAAAGAATAGCACAGACTGCAGCACTTTTTGATGATGACGAAGAAGAGGATCAAGAGGAAGAAGTTCGGGGTCGTCGTTCTGAAGAACCGTCTACTTCATCCTCATTTTCATCTGTTCCACTTGCTCCTCGGAAATCCACTCTTCAAGATGTTAGAGATGCTATGGAAAGAGCACTTTACGATGAAACGAAGAAAACATGTATGCTCTGCAAACGAGCATTCTCTGATGTTGAAGTACTTCGGAAAcatgttgaaaaaagtgatttgcATAGA aacaatttgGAAGCGAAGCGAGCCGAATGGGGACGAGAAACAGCTGCTAAAttacaagaagaagaagaagatgctTCAGCTCCAGATCTCCCTAAGATCGTTTACAGGGACAGAGCCAAAGAACGTCGTCGTCAGTTCGGGATTGATTCCACTGGTTATGCATTCGATGTGATGGGTGGGCCGCCAGGACCCACATCGGTGAGACATGAAGAGACCATCCGAAAAGTTAGTGAGGAAGCTTCGAAGCGCCCATTAGACGAATCAAACATCGGAAATAGACTGCTGAAAAGTATGGGCTGGAAAGAAGGACAAGGAGTTGGAAAGCATGCACAAG GTATTGTTAACCCGATTGAAGCTGAACGATTTGTTCAAGGAGCAGGTTTGGGTGCTGCTGGATCCAAAATGAGACATGGTGCAGAAGCGAGTCACAAAGAGAAGACGCGGCAAGCACTCTACAGTCGTTATCACGACGCTTAA
- the T08B2.11 gene encoding HUN domain-containing protein (Confirmed by transcript evidence): MTSVNPPVRRSEDKKRRRDGKTQAGQKRTSSIPSKSSSGGLVTPPPPVIAPPVVVLPVLLQANLIKDPVAMSPNVPVKEGKATRRKEKSIEKKEHEQPKTTHRKKKSSLSASLEGKTSGENEAPKAEQKKSSTESGKKQVDLNSDGSKEPPEEEKNKQKLNKDLAKHFFKHIQESHKSRKKADDRRIEVMPESSQLNVSARSLRKKTQKKPKTVLDLEIFKPNGEPVWVTDKPPSECEKDEDGVIITNPELAAALAEDNLEMDERKYLDYVEDYMSCAMPRGPALPENHQFDPLATVEKLASNSEYVTQDTVTYNTVKNLFDLSEDAIKRFAMKRDGLDERARGIKEITASETPSTTSIVPPKDPDQIQQKTALTSITFNLINNIVLHYDRHHPIASIQKCRKKIEQCTQPSMNNP; encoded by the exons ATGACTTCTGTCAATCCTCCAGTCCGTCGAAGTGAAGACAAAAAAAGACGAAGAGATGGAAAAACACA agCTGGTCAAAAGCGTACTTCTAGTATTCCCTCAAAATCTTCAAGTGGTGGTCTGGTGACTCCTCCTCCTCCAGTAATTGCTCCGCCTGTCGTGGTTTTACCAGTTCTGCTCCAGGCAAATCTGATAAAAGATCCTGTTGCCATGTCTCCTAATGTACCAGTGAAGGAAGGGAAAGCCACTCGTAGAAAA GAGAaatcaatcgaaaaaaaagaacatgagCAGCCTAAGACTACACACCGCAAAAAGAAGAGCTCCCTATCAGCATCACTTGAAGGAAAA ACATCAGGCGAAAACGAAGCGCCGAAAGCGGAGCAGAAAAAGTCTTCAACGGAATCTGGTAAGAAGCAGGTAGATCTAAATTCGGATGGATCAAAAGAGCCaccagaagaagaaaaaaacaaacaaaagtTAAACAAAGATTTggccaaacattttttcaagcatATTCAAGAGTCACATAAGTCGCGGAAGAAAGCAGATGATAGG CGTATAGAAGTCATGCCCGAATCGAGTCAACTAAATGTTTCTGCAAGATCTCTTCGGAAAAAGACtcagaaaaagccaaaaacaGTCCTTGATTTGGAAATCTTCAAACCAAATGGAGAGCCTGTATGGGTGACTGACAAGCCGCCTAGTGAATGTGAAAAGGATGAGGACGGAGTAATAATCACAAACCCAGAATTGGCAGCTGCTCTTGCAGAAGATAATTTGGAAATGGATGAAAGGAAATATCTGGATTATGTGGAGGATTATATGTCGTGTGCAATGCCTAGAGGTCCAGCTTTACCAGAAaa CCATCAATTCGATCCACTCGCTACAGTTGAGAAGTTAGCGTCTAATAGTGAGTATGTTACTCAGGATACAGTAACCTATAACactgttaaaaatttgttcgATTTGAGTGAAG ATGCGATTAAACGGTTTGCTATGAAACGAGATGGACTGGATGAAAGAGCAAGAGGCATTAAAGAAATTACGGCTTCCGAAACACCAAGTACTACATCCATTGTTCCACCAAAGGATCCGGATCAGATTCAGCAGAAGACAGCTTTGACGTCGATTACATTTAATCTAATCAATAATATCGTTTTACACTATGAT cgcCATCATCCTATTGCctcaattcaaaaatgccgCAAGAAAATCGAGCAGTGTACTCAACCGTCAATGAATAATCCATAG
- the T08B2.12 gene encoding MS Related Protein (Confirmed by transcript evidence): MQSINILFAMLLILAPIVNGDDTAVAVTATKVTEDATVALIETTAKAVAETEPATEPVQTTEAVEETTEAVVVEATQETKDAETNAPVDTPAANNIEATTEGASRPSLSSTVAPNVTSVDDLLGETSTNATKAAYNTGTFFVVPMVVLALVQ, translated from the exons ATGCAATCAATCAACATCTTGTTCGCCATGCTCCTCATCTTGGCTCCAATTGTCAATGGAGACGATACTGCCGTTGCTGT GACTGCAACTAAAGTCACTGAAGATGCAACTGTGGCTCTCATCGAAACAACAGCCAAAGCCGTTGCAGAAACAGAACCAGCTACAGAACCAGTTCAAACCACCGAAGCTGTTGAAGAAACTACAGAAGCTGTTGTTGTAGAAGCCACTCAAGAGACTAAAGATGCTGAAACCAATGCTCCAGTTGATACTCCAGCTGCCAATAACATCGAAGCTACAACTGAAGGGGCTTCTCGTCCATCGCTTTCATCGACTGTTGCACCAAATGTAACTTCTGTTGATGACTTGCTCGGAGAAACTTCAACCAATGCCACAAAAGCTGCTTACAACACTGGAACCTTCTTTGTTGTCCCAATGGTCGTTCTCGCTTTGGTTCAATGA
- the rbm-5 gene encoding RNA-binding protein 5 (Confirmed by transcript evidence), with product MLPFVFNADDDGKRVQNEEGNYDPTDHQRQMEDYYKQYEEQRQVANSFHNTTGRPDLVAMQARLAETEQAIHRLNEEKKQPPPGFPIMTTPATQPEISIPRSGENKSSRSPSWAREARRSRSRSRDRRGGRSRSRSPSRRRTSRDRRDDRSSRRRRDRSHSRSRSPPSSANGSSHWSSSNRHSRRRRSRSYSRERDRNSRRDDRRSNLSNNDRYSDWNPGVPSNKLAILNMPNDVDNTKITLSLGKCGYLPQDVRTMTKFDKNTKQIRTFAFVEFSNRETAEQWMTDYEGWLTLDDGRTLAVEYAKGDPAAGSGNKGDDWICAHCSMNNFVKRQTCFKCEISKDQSMELEKLGAHMVGMTPCDTLLIRGLPDGINNSLIFDSLGALVCLSSISMIKLSESKRFAYLQMKSADEAKMLLNLTYKSPIRIKDKDVQVSWCRDSMSKLIQQQMTMLTAGPGKNSVATGSLAQGNMTGAEIAAAALSKANAVRQASQQVGQIMTGLPAPAANMIPPNFSVPPPNLSVPPPMQATQPEHQNGVIGMTQTPKGLLPRYLPPNPLTFAHDPNLGYYVDPITKFCYDSATGYYFNNATSQWCNWDLTHHTYFPVETPAVINSADPEEEKMKKNEEGPKTAQDLVKDMAKWAKRQEKDKKKVQISIKGKETKGIELKNVFSNEKQKRIAQTAALFDDDEEEDQEEEVRGRRSEEPSTSSSFSSVPLAPRKSTLQDVRDAMERALYDETKKTCMLCKRAFSDVEVLRKHVEKSDLHRNNLEAKRAEWGRETAAKLQEEEEDASAPDLPKIVYRDRAKERRRQFGIDSTGYAFDVMGGPPGPTSVRHEETIRKVSEEASKRPLDESNIGNRLLKSMGWKEGQGVGKHAQGIVNPIEAERFVQGAGLGAAGSKMRHGAEASHKEKTRQALYSRYHDA from the exons ATGCTACCTTTTGTGTTCAACGCTGATGATGACGGGAAAAGGGTTCAAAATGAGGag ggTAACTATGATCCTACCGACCATCAGCGCCAAATGGAAGACTATTACAAACAATACGAAGAACAGAGG CAGGTTGCCAATTCGTTTCACAACACCACTGGAAGACCTGATTTGGTTGCAATGCAAGCACGTCTAGCAGAAACCGAACAAGCGATCCACCGGctgaatgaagaaaaaaa ACAACCCCCACCAGGATTTCCTATAATGACGACACCGGCAACGCAACCAGAAATTTCTATACCTCGTTCTGGAGAAAATAAAAGCTCTCGGTCACCTTCGTGGGCGCGTGAAGCAAGACGTTCTCGTTCCAGGAGCCGCGATAGACGCGGAGGTAGAAGCAGAAGCAGATCACCATCTAGACGTCGAACTAGTCGTGATCGCCGAGATGACCGCAGCAGCCGTCGTAGAAGAG ATCGAAGTCACTCGCGAAGCCGTTCACCACCTTCGTCTGCAAATGGTTCCTCTCATTGGTCGTCGTCAAACCGCCACTCCAGACGACGACGCTCCAGAAGCTACAGCAGAGAAAGG gatagAAACTCGCGTCGCGATGATCGCCGCAGCAATCTTTCAAATAATGATCGATATTCGGATTGGAATCCTGGAGTTCCATCAAATAAACTCGCAATTTTGAATATGCCAAATGATGTGGACAACACGAAG ataacaCTTTCATTGGGAAAATGTGGATACCTTCCTCAAGACGTGCGCACCATgacaaaattcgataaaaatacaaaacaaattCGTACTTTTGCTTTTGTTGAGTTCTCTAATCGAGAAACTGCAGAACAGTGGATGACGGATTACGAG GGATGGTTGACTCTGGATGACGGAAGAACTCTGGCTGTAGAATATGCGAAGGGAGATCCTGCTGCTGGATCCGGAAACAAAGGGGATGATTGGATTTGTGCTCAT TGCTCTATGAACAATTTTGTAAAGCGTCAAACCTGCTTCaagtgtgaaatttcaaaggaTCAGTCAATGGAGCTTGAGAAACTCGGAGCACATATGGTCGGAATGACACCTTGCGACA ctcttCTAATTCGTGGTCTTCCTGATGGTATCAATAATAGTCTTATTTTTGATAGTCTCGGTGCTCTGGTTTGTCTCAGTTCGATTAGCATGATCAAATTGTCGGAATCCAAAAGGTTTGCGTACTTGCAAATGAAAAGTGCGGATGAAGCAAAAATGTTACTCAATTTGACATATAAATCGCCCATTCGAATTAAGGATAAAGATG ttcaagtTTCCTGGTGTCGTGATTCAATGTCAAAACTCATTCAACAACAAATGACCATGCTAACCGCGGGACCTGGAAAGAATTCTGTGGCTACCGGAAGTCTGGCTCAAGGAAACA tgacTGGAGCTGAAATTGCTGCAGCTGCCCTTTCTAAAGCAAATGCTGTGCGCCAAGCTAGTCAACAAGTTGGTCAAATT ATGACTGGATTGCCTGCACCTGCTGCTAATATGATTCCTCCAAACTTCAGTGTTCCACCACCAAATTTGTCTGTTCCACCTCCAATGCAAGCCACTCAACCGGAACATCAAAATGGAGTCATTGGAATGACCCAGACTCCGAAAGGACTTTTGCCAAGATACT TACCACCCAATCCGCTTACATTCGCTCATGATCCGAATCTTGGGTATTACGTAGATCCAATCACAAAATTCTGTTACGATTCAGCAACTGGTTATTATTTCAATAATGCAACTTCACAATGGTGTAATTGGGATCTTACTCATCATACTTATTTCCCAGTTGAAACCCCAGCTGTAATCAATTCAGCTGACCCCGAAGAGgaaaagatgaagaaaaacgaagaaggGCCAAAAACAGCTCAGGATTTAGTGAAAGATATGGCAAAATGGGCTAAGAGAcaagaaaaagacaaaaagaaagttcaaatttctataaaagGAAAAGAGACGAAaggaattgaattgaaaaatgtattttctaaTG agaaacagAAAAGAATAGCACAGACTGCAGCACTTTTTGATGATGACGAAGAAGAGGATCAAGAGGAAGAAGTTCGGGGTCGTCGTTCTGAAGAACCGTCTACTTCATCCTCATTTTCATCTGTTCCACTTGCTCCTCGGAAATCCACTCTTCAAGATGTTAGAGATGCTATGGAAAGAGCACTTTACGATGAAACGAAGAAAACATGTATGCTCTGCAAACGAGCATTCTCTGATGTTGAAGTACTTCGGAAAcatgttgaaaaaagtgatttgcATAGA aacaatttgGAAGCGAAGCGAGCCGAATGGGGACGAGAAACAGCTGCTAAAttacaagaagaagaagaagatgctTCAGCTCCAGATCTCCCTAAGATCGTTTACAGGGACAGAGCCAAAGAACGTCGTCGTCAGTTCGGGATTGATTCCACTGGTTATGCATTCGATGTGATGGGTGGGCCGCCAGGACCCACATCGGTGAGACATGAAGAGACCATCCGAAAAGTTAGTGAGGAAGCTTCGAAGCGCCCATTAGACGAATCAAACATCGGAAATAGACTGCTGAAAAGTATGGGCTGGAAAGAAGGACAAGGAGTTGGAAAGCATGCACAAG GTATTGTTAACCCGATTGAAGCTGAACGATTTGTTCAAGGAGCAGGTTTGGGTGCTGCTGGATCCAAAATGAGACATGGTGCAGAAGCGAGTCACAAAGAGAAGACGCGGCAAGCACTCTACAGTCGTTATCACGACGCTTAA
- the rbm-5 gene encoding RNA-binding protein 5 (Partially confirmed by transcript evidence), whose product MLPFVFNADDDGKRVQNEEGNYDPTDHQRQMEDYYKQYEEQRVANSFHNTTGRPDLVAMQARLAETEQAIHRLNEEKKQPPPGFPIMTTPATQPEISIPRSGENKSSRSPSWAREARRSRSRSRDRRGGRSRSRSPSRRRTSRDRRDDRSSRRRRGPIINQLS is encoded by the exons ATGCTACCTTTTGTGTTCAACGCTGATGATGACGGGAAAAGGGTTCAAAATGAGGag ggTAACTATGATCCTACCGACCATCAGCGCCAAATGGAAGACTATTACAAACAATACGAAGAACAGAGG GTTGCCAATTCGTTTCACAACACCACTGGAAGACCTGATTTGGTTGCAATGCAAGCACGTCTAGCAGAAACCGAACAAGCGATCCACCGGctgaatgaagaaaaaaa ACAACCCCCACCAGGATTTCCTATAATGACGACACCGGCAACGCAACCAGAAATTTCTATACCTCGTTCTGGAGAAAATAAAAGCTCTCGGTCACCTTCGTGGGCGCGTGAAGCAAGACGTTCTCGTTCCAGGAGCCGCGATAGACGCGGAGGTAGAAGCAGAAGCAGATCACCATCTAGACGTCGAACTAGTCGTGATCGCCGAGATGACCGCAGCAGCCGTCGTAGAAGAGGTCCTATTATCAACCAACTGAGCTGA